Proteins found in one Paenibacillus borealis genomic segment:
- a CDS encoding LysR family transcriptional regulator, protein MDFKTLKTFQTIVSTGSFIRAAEELSYAQSTVTMQIQKLEAELGVQLLERGKQQVILTEAGRLFHEQSLQIVKDMERLQSSLADLQSGGAGSVRIGATDPTASYRLPLLMSQFMELFPRISLSIDIAGTAVLSERLLRGELDMILCSAPQLGTELHFEPLFTEAFVLLLPEEHPLVKKTQITADRLRGHRLLITAADCPYRKKLESILQEAAGPPLNTMEIGSMSALKFYVENGIGMAFVPEITLQPLPAGTVVRKLSGPAVDMSCGIACRTADYPLRGASLQIYQFLKRELGVPVHM, encoded by the coding sequence ATGGACTTCAAAACATTAAAAACCTTTCAGACTATTGTAAGCACAGGAAGCTTTATCCGCGCAGCCGAAGAGCTCAGCTATGCCCAGTCCACGGTAACGATGCAGATCCAGAAGCTCGAAGCGGAGCTGGGCGTACAGCTGCTGGAGCGCGGCAAACAGCAGGTGATCCTGACGGAAGCCGGCCGGCTGTTCCATGAGCAGAGCCTGCAGATTGTGAAAGACATGGAGCGGCTGCAGAGCAGTCTTGCTGATCTGCAGTCGGGAGGAGCAGGGAGTGTCCGCATCGGTGCAACCGATCCGACTGCCAGTTACCGGCTGCCGCTGCTTATGAGCCAGTTCATGGAGCTCTTTCCCCGGATCAGCCTATCTATAGACATTGCCGGCACAGCTGTGCTCAGTGAGCGTCTGCTTCGCGGGGAACTCGATATGATTCTGTGTTCGGCCCCGCAGCTGGGGACGGAGCTGCATTTCGAGCCGCTTTTCACGGAGGCGTTCGTATTGCTGCTGCCGGAGGAGCATCCGCTGGTGAAAAAGACGCAGATTACTGCGGACCGGCTCCGCGGACACCGTCTGCTCATTACGGCAGCGGATTGTCCTTACCGCAAGAAGCTGGAGAGCATTCTGCAGGAAGCAGCCGGCCCTCCGCTGAACACCATGGAAATCGGCAGCATGTCCGCCTTGAAATTCTATGTGGAGAACGGCATTGGAATGGCTTTTGTACCTGAGATTACGTTGCAGCCTCTCCCGGCTGGTACAGTGGTGCGGAAGCTGTCAGGACCAGCGGTGGATATGAGCTGCGGAATCGCCTGCAGAACAGCGGATTACCCGCTGAGGGGGGCCAGCTTACAAATATATCAATTTTTGAAGCGCGAGTTGGGGGTACCTGTGCATATGTAG
- a CDS encoding sigma-70 family RNA polymerase sigma factor, whose translation MTEEELHGCLQRLKEGDKDAFTAVHDSIKQQVYGTVCLLVDRQGDVADVVNEIYIELFRCLPQYDRNRPFGAWLNGMIVRQCSNWSRRSWRRLRIQIRSRENASEVLLPGADTPLIEQEQRGELLQLVAGLPPKLRSVIVLRYYGECSFDEIATALEIPLGTAKSRHHKAMRKLRQHAVFTEEDEMKGDYTCLSKVN comes from the coding sequence ATGACCGAGGAAGAGCTGCATGGCTGTCTGCAAAGGCTGAAAGAGGGAGATAAGGATGCTTTTACTGCTGTGCATGACAGTATCAAACAGCAGGTGTACGGGACAGTCTGTCTGCTTGTTGACCGGCAGGGTGATGTGGCCGATGTAGTGAATGAAATCTACATAGAATTGTTCCGCTGTCTTCCGCAGTATGACAGGAATCGGCCCTTCGGGGCATGGCTGAACGGAATGATTGTACGGCAATGCAGCAACTGGAGCCGGAGAAGCTGGCGCAGGCTGCGCATCCAGATCCGCAGCAGGGAGAATGCGTCAGAGGTGTTGTTACCGGGGGCGGATACACCGCTCATTGAGCAGGAACAGCGGGGTGAGCTGCTTCAGCTGGTGGCTGGGCTTCCTCCTAAGCTGCGCAGTGTGATTGTTCTGCGCTACTATGGGGAATGTAGCTTTGACGAGATCGCCACAGCCCTTGAAATCCCGTTGGGTACCGCTAAATCCAGGCATCACAAGGCAATGCGCAAGCTGCGGCAGCATGCCGTATTTACAGAGGAAGATGAGATGAAGGGGGACTATACATGCCTGTCGAAAGTCAATTGA